GGCGGCCGAGCGGGCGGCGGTCGACGCCCCGTCGGCCGGGGTGCCGACGCTGGTGGGGGTGCGGCTGGCCGCCGAGCGGGGCGAGTCCGCGCCGCCGATGCAGTCCCCGGAGCCGGAGTCCGCACCGGAGCCGGACGTCGAGCCCGCGGGCGGTGCCGGCGAGACGCCGTCCGAGCAGGCCGCCGACACCGCCGTCGCCTCCGCCGACACCCCGGCCGAGCGGGCCGGTGCCGCCCAGCACCACCCCGACTCCCCGGAGCCCGCCGGCCGCCAGCCGGCCGAGCGCGGCCGCGAGGGCACCGACACCCCGCCCACCAGCTCCGGCGCCGGGCAGAACAGCTCGATCGAGCGGGAGGCCTGAGATGCCCCTGACCCCTGTCCTCACCTCCCGGTTCGACGCGCCGCTCTCCTGGACCCTGGACACCTACGAGCGGCTGGACGGTTACCGCGCGCTCCGCTCGGCCCTGGAGATGGCGCCGGACGACGTCGTCGCGCTGGTCAAGGACTCCGGCCTGCGCGGCCGCGGCGGTGCCGGCTTCCCGACCGGGATGAAGTGGAGCTTCATCCCGCAGCCCAAGCCGGGGGAGACCCCGACCGGCCCGGCGGCGGCCCCGAAGTACCTGGTGGTCAACGCCGACGAGGGTGAGCCCGGCACCTGCAAGGACCTGCCGCTGATGATGGCCGACCCGCACTCCCTGCTGGAGGGGGTGATCATCACCGCCTACGCGATCCGCTCGAGCTTCGCCGTCATCTACGTCCGCGGTGAGGCGGTGCACGCCCACCGCCGGCTGGTGGCCGCCGTGCAGGAGGCCTACGCCGCCGGGTACCTCGGCAGCGACGTGCTCGGCTCCGGCTACGACCTCGAGCTGGTGGTGCACGCCGGCGCCGGGGCCTACATCTGCGGCGAGGAGACCGCGCTGCTGGACTCCCTGGAGGGCTACCGCGGGCAGCCCCGGCTCAAGCCGCCGTTCCCCGCCGTCGCCGGCCTCTACGGCTCGCCCACGGTGATCAACAACGTGGAGACGCTGGCCAGCGTGCCCTACGTCGTCCGCGGCGGCGCGGACTGGTTCAAGACGATGGGCCCGGAGAAGTCGCCCGGCCCGAAGATCTACTCGCTGTCGGGCCGGGTGGTGCACCCCGGCCAGTACGAGGCCCCGATGGGGACGACGATGCGCGAGCTGCTGGCCATGGCCGGCGGTGTGCGGCCCGGCCACGAGCTGAAGTTCTGGACGCCGGGCGGCTCCTCGACGCCGTACTTCACCGCCGAGCACCTCGACGTCCCGCTGGACTTCGACTCGGTGGCCGCGGCCGGCTCGATGCTCGGCACCACCGCGCTGATGGTCTTCGACGAGACCGACTCGATCGTCGAGGCCACCCTGCGGTTCACCGAGTTCTACGCGCACGAGAGCTGCGGCAAGTGCACCCCGTGCCGGGAGGGCACCTACTGGCTGGTCCAGATCCTGGAGCGGCTGGTGCACGGGCAGGGCCGGGCCGCCGACCTGGACCTGCTCACCGACACCTGCGACAACATCCTCGGCCGCTCGTTCTGCGCCCTCGGCGACGGCGCGACCAGCTGCATCGCCAGCTCGCTGAAGTACTTCAAGGACGACTACGTGGCCCTGCTGCCGGCCGAGGAGCAGGCCCGCCTCGGCCGGTCGCTGCGGCTCGAGCCCGTGGGAGCAGCCTGATGACCCTCACCCCGGCCACCCCCGAGCCCGCGGCGGCGCTGCCGCCCGGCGCACCCGGCCCGCACACCCCGCCCGACGCCGTGCACTGCACGATCGACGGCTTTCCGGTCGCGGTGCCCAAGGGCACGCTGATCATCCGCGCGGCCGAGCAGATCGGCGTGCAGATCCCGCGGTTCTGCGACCACCCGCTGCTGGACCCGATCGGCGCCTGCCGGCAGTGCCTGGTGGAGGTGGAGGGGCAGCGCAAGCCGGTCGCCTCCTGCACCACCCCGGTGGCCCCGGACATGGTCGTGCAGACCCAGCTGAGCAGCCCGGTCGCGGACAAGGCCCAGCAGGGGACGATGGAGCTGCTGCTGGTCAACCACCCGCTGGACTGCCCGGTCTGCGACAAGGGCGGGGAGTGCCCGCTGCAGAACCAGGCGATGAGCAACGGGCGTACCGAGTCCCGGTTCACCGACGCGAAGCGCACCTACCCCAAGCCGCTGCCGATCAGCTCGCAGGTGCTGCTGGACCGCGAGCGCTGCGTGCTCTGCGCCCGGTGCACCCGGTTCAGCCAGCAGGTCGCCGGTGACCCGTTCATCGAGCTGTTCGAGCGCGGGGCGCTGGAGCAGGTGGCGATCTACGAGGACGAGCCGTTCGAGTCCTACTTCTCCGGCAACACCACCCAGATCTGCCCGGTCGGCGCGCTGACCAGCGCCACGTACCGGTTCCGCGCCCGCCCGTTCGACCTGCGCAGCGAGCCCAGCGTCTGCGAGCACTGCGCCAGCGGCTGCGCCCAGCGCACCGACTACCGGCGCGGCACGGTCACCCGCCGGCTGGCCGGCGAGGACCCGGCGGTCAACCAGGAGTGGAACTGCGACAAGGGCCGCTACGCCTTCCGCTACGCCGCCAGCAACGAGCGGCTGATGACGCCGCTGGTGCGGGGGGCGGACGGCGAGCTCCAGCCCGCGTCCTGGCCGGAGGCGTGGGCCGCCGCGGCCGAGGGGCTGCGTGCCGCGCACGCGGCCGGCGGGGTCGGGGTGCTCCCCGGTGGCCGGCTGACCGTCGAGGACGCCTACGCCTACGCCGCCTTCGCCCGCGTCGCGCTGGGCACCAACGACGTCGACGCCCGGGCCCGCGCGCACTCCGCCGAGGAGCTGGACTTCCTGGCCACGCACGTCGCCGGCACCGCGCCCGGGGCCGGCGGGCTCAGCTACGACGACCTGACCGCCGCCCCGGCGGTGCTGCTGGTCGGCTTCGAGCCCGAGGAGGAGTCGCCGATCGTCTTCCTGCGGCTGCGCCGGGCGGTCCGGACGGCGGGCCAGCAGGTCTTCGACGTCGCCCCGTTCACCACCCGGGCCGCGGAGAAGCTGCAGGCCACCGTGCTGACCACCGTCCCGGGGCAGGAGGCCCGGCTGCTGCACGACCTGGCCGCCAACCCGGTGGACGGCGTGCTGGCCGAGGCCGCCGTGGCGCTGTTCCGCCCGGGCGCGGTCATCCTGGCCGGCGAGCGGCTGGCCGAGGTGCCGGGCGGCTTCACCGCGGTCAGCGCCCTCGCCGCCGAGACCGGCGCCCGGATCGGCTGGGTGCCGCGCCGGGCGGGGGAGCGGGGTGCGGTCGAGGCCGGCGCTCTGCCGACGCTGCTCCCCGGCGGCCGCACCGTCGCCAGCGCGGCCGACCGGGCCGCCGTCGCCCAGCGGTGGGGGGCCGACGTCCCGTCGACCCCGGGCCGCGACCTCACCGGCATCCTCACCGCCGCGCGGGACGGCGCCTTGGCCGGCCTGCTCGTCGGCGGCGTGGACCCCGCGGACCTGCCCGACCCGCTGCTGGCCGAGCGGGCGCTGCAGGCGGCCCGGTTCGTGGTCAGCCTGGAGCTGTTCCCGACCGCGGTCACCGCGCACGCCGACGTCGTCCTGCCGGTCGCCGCCGCCCCGGAGAAGGCCGGCAGCTACCTGGACTGGGAGGGGCGGGTCCGCCCGTTCGACGCCACCCTGCACGGCAGCGGCCAGCTGACCGACGGCCGGGCGCTCCAGGGCCTGGCCGAGCACCTGGGCGTCGACCTGCGGGTCGGGTCGGTGAGCGAGGTCCGCGCCCAGCTGATCGCCCTCGGCGGCGCGGCCCAGGCACCCGACGCGACCGGCGGCGGCGTCGCGCCGGCGCCGCTGCCGGAGCTGGCCGAAGACGAGGCGGTGCTCGCCTCCTGGCGGCAGCTGGTCGACGTCGGCACGCTGCAGCGGGAGGAGCCGGCGCTGGCCGGCACCGCCCGGCCGCCGGTCGCCCGGCTGGGCAAGGACGCCGCCCGCCGGCTCGGCCTGGCCGACGGCGACCCGCTCACCGTCACCGGCCCGGCCGGGGCGGTCACCCTGCCGGTGCGGCTGGTCGAGATGCCCGACGGCGTGGTCTGGCTGCCGATGCGCTCCCCGGGCAGCGAGGTCCGCGCCCAGCTCGGCACCGGCCCCGGCTCCGTCGTCCGGCTCGCCGGGCCGCCGCCCACCCCGGCCGGCGCGACCTCCCTCTCCAGCCTGCGGGAGGCCCAGGAGTGACCGTCTTCGCCGCCGCCGACCAGCCGACGCTGGAGGACTTCGGGAACGACGTCTGGTGGATCGTGCTCATCAAGATCGTCGGCATCTTCGGGGTGCTGGTGCTGATGACGCTGTTCGCCATCGTCTTCGAGCGCAAGGTCGTCGCCCGGATGCAGCAGCGGATCGGCCCCAACCGGGTCGGGCCGCGGGGCTACCTGCAGAGCCTCGCCGACGGCCTGAAGCTGGCGTTCAAGGAGGACATCATGCCGGCGCTGGCCGACAAGCCGGTGTACTTCCTGGCGCCGGTCATCGCCACCATCCCGGCCTTCCTGGCCTTCTCGGTCATCCCGCTGGGGCCGACGGTCAGCATCTTCGGCGAGCGCACGCCGCTGCAGCTCATCGACTCCCCGATCGGGGTGCTCATCGTGCTGGCCTGCTCGGCGATGGGCGTCTACGGCATCGTGCTCGGTGGCTGGGCCTCCGGGTCGACGTACCCGCTGCTCGGCTCGCTGCGCAGTGCGGCGCAGATGATCAGCTACGAGATCGCGATGGGCCTGTCGATCGTCGCGGTGTTCCTCTACGCCGGCTCGATGTCGACCTCGGAGATCGTGGCCGCCCAGGCCGACGGCACCGAGCTCTCCTTCTTCGGCCTGGAGTTCACCGGCCCCAGCTGGTTCGCCGTCCTGCTGCCGGTCTCCTTCGTCATCTACGTCATCGCCGTGGTGGGCGAGACCAACCGGGCGCCCTTCGACCTCCCCGAGGCCGAGAGCGAGCTGGTCGGCGGGTTCCACACCGAGTACTCGTCGCTGAAGTTCGCCCTGTTCTTCCTGGCCGAGTACATCAACATCGTCACCGTCTCCGCGCTGGCCGCGACGCTGTTCCTCGGCGGCTGGCGGGCGCCCTGGCCGATCTCGATCTGGGACGGCGCCAACACCGGCTGGTGGCCGCTGCTGTGGTTCTTCGCCAAGGTCGTCGTCGCGCTGTTCGTCTTCGTCTGGCTCCGCGGCACCCTGCCCCGGCTCCGCTACGACCAGTTCATGAGGTTCGGCTGGAAGGTGCTGGTCCCGGTCGGGCTGGTCTGGATCCTCGTCGTCGCGACGCTGCGCGCCGTCGCCCGCGAGTCGGACCTGGACGCCGGTCAGGTCGCCGTCTTCGTCGGGGTGCCGATCGCACTGGTGCTGCTGGGCGGCCTGCTCCTGGCCTCCCGGATGCGCAACCGGGACACCCGGGTCGCCGCCCGTGAGGCCGCTGCCGGCGGTCCGGCGCCGGCCGAGCCGCAGGTGCTGGACCCCCGGGGCCGGGACCGGGCGCCCGGCGGGTTCCCGGTGCCCCCGATGGACCTGGTCGTCCCGCCCTCGCCGCGGCTGCGCCGTCGCGAGTCCGTCGGCGCCGGGACCGTGGTCGGCACCGGCCGGCGCACCAGCTCGACCACGCCCGAGGAGGACGACGATGTCTGAGCCCACCCCGCCGCCCGTCACGTCAGGTGCCTCCGCCGGGGCCGGCCCGGCCCGGCGGGAGAGCAGTGCGGTCGCCCGGCAGTCCTCGACGGCGCCGGCCACCACGGCCCCCGGCAAGCGGTCCAGCTGGCTGCCCGGGCCCGCCCAGGGGTTCGGGGTCACCTTCGCCACGATGTTCAAGAAGGTGACGACGGAGGAGTACCCCGAGGTCCCCAAGCAGACCAAGCCCCGCTACCACGGTCGGCACGTGCTCAACCGGCACCCCGACGGCCTGGAGAAGTGCGTCGGCTGCGAGCTCTGCGCCTGGGCCTGCCCGGCCGACGCCATCTACGTCGAGGGCGGGGACAACACCGAGGACGCCCGCTTCTCCCCGGGTGAGCGCTACGGCGCCGTCTACCAGATCAACTACCTGCGCTGCATCTTCTGCGGGTTGTGCATCGAGGCCTGCCCGACCCGGTCGCTGACGATGAGCAACGACTTCGAGCTCGCCGACGACGACCGCCAGGCGCTGATCTACACCAAGGAGCAGCTGATGGCCCCGCTGCTGCCCGGGATGGAGCAGCCGCCGCACCCGATGCGGCTGGGCGAGAACGAGCAGGACTACTACGTGCGGGCCCCGCAGCCCGGGTCCGCCGCCGAGCCGGTGGTCGGGGAGCGGGCATGACCGTGCTCGCCCCGACCGTCCTGGCGGCAGCGGCCGACACCGGGGTGGTCATCGGCACCGGGGAGACCATCGTCTTCTGGGTGCTCGCCCCGGTGGCCCTGGCCGGCGCGCTGGGGATGGTGCTGTCCCGCAACGCCGTTCACTCCGCGCTCTGGCTGGTCGCCACCATGCTGAGCCTGGGCGTCTTCTACGTCGTCCAGGAGGCGCCGTTCCTGGGCGCGGCGCAGATCATCGTCTACACCGGCGCGATCATGATCCTGTTCCTCTTCGTGCTCATGCTGGTCGGCCGGGAGACGTCGGACTCGGTCGTCGAGACGCTGCGCGGGCAGCGGGTGGCGGCGATCGTGCTGGGGATCGGCTTCGCCGGGCTGGTCGGCGCCGGCATCGCGCGGGCCACCGAGGACCTGCCGGTCGCCGGGCTCACCGCGGTGCAGGGCACCGCGGGCGGGCCGGCCGCCGGCAACGTCGAGGCGATCGCCGCCGTGCTCTACGGCCGCTTCGTGCTGGCCTTCGAGGTCACCGGCGCCCTGCTCATCGTGGCCGCCGTCGGCGCGCTGCTGCTCACCCACACCGAACGGGAGCCCGGCACCCAGCGCAGCCAGAAGGAGCGCTCCCAGGCCAGGTTCCTCACCGACCGGCCGCAGACGCTGCCCGGCCCCGGCGTCTACGCGCGGGCCAACTCCATCGCCGCGCCCGGCCGGCTGCCCGACGGCGGCCTGGCGCCGAGCAGCTTCGCCACCGGCGTCGAGCCCGTCCGGGTCGACGAGCTGCCGCGCACCGGCAGCGTCGGCGCCGAGCGGGAGGGGCTGCCGCACGCCGGGGGCACCGACGCCGCCCTCGGCACGATCGGCGGCGGCACCACCGGCCCGGTCCCCGGCAGCGGCACCACCGGCCCGGTCCCCGGCAGCGGCCAGGAGGCGCCCCGATGACGATCACCAACTACCTGGTGCTGGCGGCGATCCTGTTCACCATCGGCGCCGTGGGCGTCCTGGTGCGGCGCAACGCCATCGTGGTGTTCATGTGCATCGAGCTGATGCTCAACTCGGTGAACCTGACCCTGATCACCTTCGCCCGGAGCACCGGGACGGTCGAGGGCCAGGTCATCGCCTTGTTCGTGATGGTCGTCGCCGCCGCGGAGGTGGTCGTCGGCCTGGCCATCATCATGTCGATCTACCGCACCCGCCGCTCGGCCTCGGTCGACGACGTCAACCTGCTGAAGTACTGAGCGGAACGGGAGCCCAGGGGTGAACGAGGTCGTGCCTGCGTCGGTCCCGGTCGACGGGCTGTTGTCCGTCACGTGGCTGGTGATCGTGCTGCCGCTGGCCGGTGCGGCGCTGTTGCTGCTCGGCGGGCGGCGCACCGACCGCTGGGGGCACCTGCTGGCCACCGGCACCGTGGTCGCGTCCTTCGCCCTCGCCGTGGGCTGCACCCTCGCGCTGGTCGACCGGGCCGGCCGCACGGTGAGCCTGGACCTGTTCACCTTCATCGACACCGGCAGCCTCGACGTCACCGCCGGGCTGCTGTTCGACCCGCTGTCGGCGGTCTTCGTCCTGCTGATCACCGGGGTCGGTGCGCTGATCCACGTCTACTCGATCGGCTACATGGCGCACGACCCCGGCCGCCGCCGGTTCTTCGCCTACCTCAACCTCTTCGTCGCGGCGATGCTGCTGCTGGTCCTGGGCAACAGCTACGTGGCCCTCTACGTCGGCTGGGAGGGCGTCGGCCTGGCGTCCTACCTGCTGATCGCGTTCTGGTACACCCGCCCGGCGGCCGCCACGGCGGCCAAGAAGGCCTTCCTGATGAACCGGGTCGGGGACGTCGGCCTCGCGCTGGCGATCTTCGTGATGTTCGCCCAGCTCGGGACGACGTCCTACGCCGGCGTCTTCGGCTCGGTGGGGCTGCTCGCCGGCGGAACCGTCACCGCGATCGGGCTGCTCCTGCTGCTCGGTGCCTGCGGCAAGTCCGGCCAGTTCCCGCTGCAGGCCTGGCTGCCCGACGCGATGGAGGGCCCGACACCGGTCTCGGCGCTGATCCACGCGGCCACGATGGTGACCGCCGGGGTCTACCTGATCGCCCGGAGCGCCCCGGTCTACGACGCCACGCCCACCGCCCGCACCGTCGTCCTGGCCGTCGGCGCGGTCACCCTGCTGATCGGCGCCATCGCCGGCTGCGCCCACGACGACATCAAGAAGGTGCTGGCCTACTCCACGGTCAGCCAGATCGGCTACATGTTCCTGGCCGTGGGGCTCGGCCCGGTCGGCTACGCGGCCGCCATCGCCCACCTGCTGGCCCACGGCTTCTTCAAGGCCGGGCTCTTCCTCGGCGCCGGCTCGGTCATGCACGCGATGGACGACTCCGTCGACATGCGCCGCTTCGGCGGCCTGGCCCGGAAGCTGCCCGTCACCTTCGTCACCTTCGGGCTGGGGTACCTGGCGCTGATCGGCTTCCCGTTCCTGTCCGGCTGGTGGACCAAGGACGCGATCATCGAGGCGGCGCTGGACCGCGGCGGCGTCTCCGGATGGGTGCTCGGCGGGGTCGCCGTCCTCGGCGCCGGGCTCACCGCCTTCTACATGACCCGGCTGATGCTGATGACCTTCTTCGGCCGGCCGCGCTGGGAGGACGGCGTGCACCCGCACGAGGCCCCGGCGGTGATGACGGCGCCGATGGTGCTGCTCGCCGTCGGGTCGGTCGCCGCGGGCGCCCTGCTGGTGGCGGTCTTCCCGCTCAGCGGCTGGCTGGAGCCGGTCTTCGGGGAGCCGGAGGAGGCCGCGCACCTGGTGTCGCCGCTGGTGGTCAGCATCGTCGTCACCGTGGTCGTCGCCCTCGGGGCGCTCACCGCCTGGCTGTACGTCGGCCGCCGCGAGGTGCCGACGACGGCGCCGGCCCGCGTCTCGCCGGTGGTCGCCGCCGCCCGCCGCGGGCTCTACGCAGACACCGTCAACGAGTCGCTGGTCATGCGCCCCGGGATCTACCTGACCCGCGCCCTGGTCTGGCTGGACGCCCGCGGGGTGGACGGCGCGGTCAACGGCACGGCCGCGGCCCTGGGCGGGAGCTCGGCGCGGCTGGGCCGGGTGCAGACCGGGTTCGTCCGCAGCTACGCCCTCGGCATGCTCGGCGGCGCGGTGCTGATCGCCGGCGCGCTGTTCGCGGTGACGGCATGACCACCCCTGACAGCCCCACCCGCGGAGAGGCGGCCCGGCCGTGAGCGACGTCCCCTGGCTGGTCCTGATGATCGTCGTCCCGGCGGTCGGCGCCGCCGTGGTCGCGGCGCTGCCGGCCGCCCGGGAGGCCCTGGCCCGCCGGCTCGCGCTGGCGGTGAGCCTGCTGGTGCTGCTGCTCGCCGTGCTGACCACCGTCGCCTTCGACCCCGACGGCGAGCGGTTCCAGCTGACCACCTCGGTCGCCTGGATCCCCGACTTCGGGGTCGACTTCGCCCTCGGCGTCGACGGCATCGCGCTGTCGATGCTGCTGCTGATCGGCGTGCTGGTGCCGATCGTGGTCGGCGCCTCCTGGCGGGACGCCCCGGTGCCCCGGCCGGGCCGCCCGGCGCGGTCGATGACCGCCTTCTGGGCGTGGCTGCTGCTGCTCGAGTCGCTGATGGTCGGGGTCTTCGCCGCCACCGACGTCTTCCTGTTCTACGTCTTCTTCGAGGCCATGCTCGTGCCGATGTACTTCCTGATCGGCAGCTTCGGCGGGGAGAACCGGCAGTACGCCGCGGTCAAGTTCTTCCTGTACAGCCTGCTCGGCGGCCTGGTCATGCTCGCCTCGGTGATCGGGCTGTACGTGGTCAGCAACTCCCAGCTGGGCGAGGGCACCTTCGCCTTCGACGCGCTGCGCCAGCTGGAGATCGACCCGAACGTGCAGAAGCTGCTCTTCGCCGGGTTCTTCCTCGCCTTCGCGATCAAGGCGCCGCTGGTGCCCTTCCACACCTGGCTGCCCGACTCCGGCGCCGAGGCCCCCATCGGCGGCGCCGTGCTCCTGGTCGGGGTGCTGGACAAGGTCGGCACCTTCGGCTTCCTGCGCTACTGCCTCCCGCTGTTCCCCGACGCCTCCCGCGACCTGGCCCCCTGGGTGCTGGTGCTCGCGGTCGCCGGGATCATCTACGCGGCACTGCTCGCCGTCGGGCAGAGCGACATGAAGCGGCTGGTGTCCTACACCTCGATCGCCCACTTCGGCTTCATCGCGCTGGGCATCTTCGCCTTCACCACCGAGGCGGCCACCGGCGCGGTGCTCTACATGGTCAACCACGGCATCGCCACCGGCCTGCTGTTCATCGTCGTCGGCATGGTGATCGCCCGCGGCGGCTCCCGGCAGATCCGCGACTACGGCGGGCTGGCCGCCAGGACGCCGGTGCTGGCCGGGGTCTTCCTGCTCGCCGGGCTGGCCTCCCTCGCGCTGCCGGGCACCAACAGCTTCGTCAGCGAGTTCCTGGTGCTCATCGGGGCGTTCCCGACCCGGCCGGTGTTCACGATCATCGCCACCGCCGGGATCGTGCTGGCCGCCCTCTACGTGCTGCTGATGTACCAGCGGGTCATGCACGGCCCGCCGCGCGGCGTGCTCCTGGCCGACACCGACGCCGACCCCGACGACCGCCCTGAGGACGGCGACCTGTCCGCCGGACCCGTCGGTGGGCCGCACGGCGCGACCGCCGTGCTCGACGCGCCGGTGCGGGCGCGGCTGCGGGCCGTCCGGGACCTGTCCGGGCGGGAGATCGCCGTCGTCACGCCGCTGGTCGCCCTGATCCTGGTGCTCGGGGTGTACCCGCAGCCGCTGATCGACCTGGTCAGCCCGGCGGTCGAGGCGACCATGACCGACATCGGCGTCGACCCCGGGGGCAGCACGCCGGCTGCACCGGGCACCGGGACCGGGGGGACCGACTGATGGGCGCCATCGAGGCACCGGACCTGTCCTACGCAGCGCTCGCACCGCTGCTGTTCGTCTTCGGTGCCGCCTGCGTCGGCGTCCTGGTCGAGGCGTTCGCGCCGCGGTCCGTGCGCCACCCCGTGCAGGTGGCGATCGCCCTGGTCGGCACGGTCGGGGCCCTGGTCGCC
The Modestobacter marinus DNA segment above includes these coding regions:
- the nuoH gene encoding NADH-quinone oxidoreductase subunit NuoH, translating into MTVFAAADQPTLEDFGNDVWWIVLIKIVGIFGVLVLMTLFAIVFERKVVARMQQRIGPNRVGPRGYLQSLADGLKLAFKEDIMPALADKPVYFLAPVIATIPAFLAFSVIPLGPTVSIFGERTPLQLIDSPIGVLIVLACSAMGVYGIVLGGWASGSTYPLLGSLRSAAQMISYEIAMGLSIVAVFLYAGSMSTSEIVAAQADGTELSFFGLEFTGPSWFAVLLPVSFVIYVIAVVGETNRAPFDLPEAESELVGGFHTEYSSLKFALFFLAEYINIVTVSALAATLFLGGWRAPWPISIWDGANTGWWPLLWFFAKVVVALFVFVWLRGTLPRLRYDQFMRFGWKVLVPVGLVWILVVATLRAVARESDLDAGQVAVFVGVPIALVLLGGLLLASRMRNRDTRVAAREAAAGGPAPAEPQVLDPRGRDRAPGGFPVPPMDLVVPPSPRLRRRESVGAGTVVGTGRRTSSTTPEEDDDV
- a CDS encoding NADH-quinone oxidoreductase subunit J, with the protein product MTVLAPTVLAAAADTGVVIGTGETIVFWVLAPVALAGALGMVLSRNAVHSALWLVATMLSLGVFYVVQEAPFLGAAQIIVYTGAIMILFLFVLMLVGRETSDSVVETLRGQRVAAIVLGIGFAGLVGAGIARATEDLPVAGLTAVQGTAGGPAAGNVEAIAAVLYGRFVLAFEVTGALLIVAAVGALLLTHTEREPGTQRSQKERSQARFLTDRPQTLPGPGVYARANSIAAPGRLPDGGLAPSSFATGVEPVRVDELPRTGSVGAEREGLPHAGGTDAALGTIGGGTTGPVPGSGTTGPVPGSGQEAPR
- the nuoL gene encoding NADH-quinone oxidoreductase subunit L, whose amino-acid sequence is MNEVVPASVPVDGLLSVTWLVIVLPLAGAALLLLGGRRTDRWGHLLATGTVVASFALAVGCTLALVDRAGRTVSLDLFTFIDTGSLDVTAGLLFDPLSAVFVLLITGVGALIHVYSIGYMAHDPGRRRFFAYLNLFVAAMLLLVLGNSYVALYVGWEGVGLASYLLIAFWYTRPAAATAAKKAFLMNRVGDVGLALAIFVMFAQLGTTSYAGVFGSVGLLAGGTVTAIGLLLLLGACGKSGQFPLQAWLPDAMEGPTPVSALIHAATMVTAGVYLIARSAPVYDATPTARTVVLAVGAVTLLIGAIAGCAHDDIKKVLAYSTVSQIGYMFLAVGLGPVGYAAAIAHLLAHGFFKAGLFLGAGSVMHAMDDSVDMRRFGGLARKLPVTFVTFGLGYLALIGFPFLSGWWTKDAIIEAALDRGGVSGWVLGGVAVLGAGLTAFYMTRLMLMTFFGRPRWEDGVHPHEAPAVMTAPMVLLAVGSVAAGALLVAVFPLSGWLEPVFGEPEEAAHLVSPLVVSIVVTVVVALGALTAWLYVGRREVPTTAPARVSPVVAAARRGLYADTVNESLVMRPGIYLTRALVWLDARGVDGAVNGTAAALGGSSARLGRVQTGFVRSYALGMLGGAVLIAGALFAVTA
- a CDS encoding NADH-quinone oxidoreductase subunit G, whose translation is MTLTPATPEPAAALPPGAPGPHTPPDAVHCTIDGFPVAVPKGTLIIRAAEQIGVQIPRFCDHPLLDPIGACRQCLVEVEGQRKPVASCTTPVAPDMVVQTQLSSPVADKAQQGTMELLLVNHPLDCPVCDKGGECPLQNQAMSNGRTESRFTDAKRTYPKPLPISSQVLLDRERCVLCARCTRFSQQVAGDPFIELFERGALEQVAIYEDEPFESYFSGNTTQICPVGALTSATYRFRARPFDLRSEPSVCEHCASGCAQRTDYRRGTVTRRLAGEDPAVNQEWNCDKGRYAFRYAASNERLMTPLVRGADGELQPASWPEAWAAAAEGLRAAHAAGGVGVLPGGRLTVEDAYAYAAFARVALGTNDVDARARAHSAEELDFLATHVAGTAPGAGGLSYDDLTAAPAVLLVGFEPEEESPIVFLRLRRAVRTAGQQVFDVAPFTTRAAEKLQATVLTTVPGQEARLLHDLAANPVDGVLAEAAVALFRPGAVILAGERLAEVPGGFTAVSALAAETGARIGWVPRRAGERGAVEAGALPTLLPGGRTVASAADRAAVAQRWGADVPSTPGRDLTGILTAARDGALAGLLVGGVDPADLPDPLLAERALQAARFVVSLELFPTAVTAHADVVLPVAAAPEKAGSYLDWEGRVRPFDATLHGSGQLTDGRALQGLAEHLGVDLRVGSVSEVRAQLIALGGAAQAPDATGGGVAPAPLPELAEDEAVLASWRQLVDVGTLQREEPALAGTARPPVARLGKDAARRLGLADGDPLTVTGPAGAVTLPVRLVEMPDGVVWLPMRSPGSEVRAQLGTGPGSVVRLAGPPPTPAGATSLSSLREAQE
- the nuoI gene encoding NADH-quinone oxidoreductase subunit NuoI; the protein is MSEPTPPPVTSGASAGAGPARRESSAVARQSSTAPATTAPGKRSSWLPGPAQGFGVTFATMFKKVTTEEYPEVPKQTKPRYHGRHVLNRHPDGLEKCVGCELCAWACPADAIYVEGGDNTEDARFSPGERYGAVYQINYLRCIFCGLCIEACPTRSLTMSNDFELADDDRQALIYTKEQLMAPLLPGMEQPPHPMRLGENEQDYYVRAPQPGSAAEPVVGERA
- the nuoF gene encoding NADH-quinone oxidoreductase subunit NuoF; amino-acid sequence: MPLTPVLTSRFDAPLSWTLDTYERLDGYRALRSALEMAPDDVVALVKDSGLRGRGGAGFPTGMKWSFIPQPKPGETPTGPAAAPKYLVVNADEGEPGTCKDLPLMMADPHSLLEGVIITAYAIRSSFAVIYVRGEAVHAHRRLVAAVQEAYAAGYLGSDVLGSGYDLELVVHAGAGAYICGEETALLDSLEGYRGQPRLKPPFPAVAGLYGSPTVINNVETLASVPYVVRGGADWFKTMGPEKSPGPKIYSLSGRVVHPGQYEAPMGTTMRELLAMAGGVRPGHELKFWTPGGSSTPYFTAEHLDVPLDFDSVAAAGSMLGTTALMVFDETDSIVEATLRFTEFYAHESCGKCTPCREGTYWLVQILERLVHGQGRAADLDLLTDTCDNILGRSFCALGDGATSCIASSLKYFKDDYVALLPAEEQARLGRSLRLEPVGAA
- the nuoK gene encoding NADH-quinone oxidoreductase subunit NuoK translates to MTITNYLVLAAILFTIGAVGVLVRRNAIVVFMCIELMLNSVNLTLITFARSTGTVEGQVIALFVMVVAAAEVVVGLAIIMSIYRTRRSASVDDVNLLKY
- a CDS encoding NADH-quinone oxidoreductase subunit M, producing MSDVPWLVLMIVVPAVGAAVVAALPAAREALARRLALAVSLLVLLLAVLTTVAFDPDGERFQLTTSVAWIPDFGVDFALGVDGIALSMLLLIGVLVPIVVGASWRDAPVPRPGRPARSMTAFWAWLLLLESLMVGVFAATDVFLFYVFFEAMLVPMYFLIGSFGGENRQYAAVKFFLYSLLGGLVMLASVIGLYVVSNSQLGEGTFAFDALRQLEIDPNVQKLLFAGFFLAFAIKAPLVPFHTWLPDSGAEAPIGGAVLLVGVLDKVGTFGFLRYCLPLFPDASRDLAPWVLVLAVAGIIYAALLAVGQSDMKRLVSYTSIAHFGFIALGIFAFTTEAATGAVLYMVNHGIATGLLFIVVGMVIARGGSRQIRDYGGLAARTPVLAGVFLLAGLASLALPGTNSFVSEFLVLIGAFPTRPVFTIIATAGIVLAALYVLLMYQRVMHGPPRGVLLADTDADPDDRPEDGDLSAGPVGGPHGATAVLDAPVRARLRAVRDLSGREIAVVTPLVALILVLGVYPQPLIDLVSPAVEATMTDIGVDPGGSTPAAPGTGTGGTD